Proteins from a genomic interval of Subtercola boreus:
- a CDS encoding alpha/beta hydrolase family protein, with product MGFIKLLFGPVMLAVLAWVGLRVSAGMVVLPWKPKTVGCLSRNGDFATFEQTPATTAPGLYACWTNKRRNHAVIGEVVRLDPRARTVTRRILSEKGGRLEMGSAEWIGIVWTSPEDVDLPWSPVIIESSAGNCPAWLFPGSTQSEHWVIHVHGLRVVRDSPLRGVVAASAAGVTSLVVSYRGDGVGPAVPKNASMLGQTEWPDVDAAVEFALEHGAERVTLMGWSKGGGIALRVADQSLNRGRISDLVLVGPVTDWAEVITFGAKIARIPRWVSAAVISALGWRPFARSIGLPAAIDFDALNWTSRRKLSVPALIIHSSDDDEVPIELSRRMRDVNPDLVTLVEFTGALHTMEWNVDRPRFEKLVTERLLLDPRR from the coding sequence ATGGGGTTCATCAAGTTGTTGTTCGGCCCGGTCATGCTGGCGGTATTGGCTTGGGTTGGACTACGCGTTTCTGCAGGAATGGTGGTCCTGCCCTGGAAACCAAAAACAGTGGGATGCCTGAGTCGTAACGGAGATTTCGCTACATTCGAGCAAACACCTGCCACAACTGCTCCGGGCCTATATGCGTGCTGGACAAACAAGCGAAGAAACCACGCGGTGATTGGTGAGGTGGTCCGCTTGGATCCCCGAGCCCGCACGGTCACGCGCCGAATCCTTTCTGAGAAGGGGGGCCGCTTGGAAATGGGCTCTGCTGAGTGGATCGGAATAGTTTGGACCTCGCCAGAGGATGTTGATCTTCCGTGGTCACCGGTAATCATCGAATCGTCAGCTGGTAACTGTCCGGCTTGGTTGTTTCCTGGTTCCACCCAAAGCGAACACTGGGTCATCCATGTGCACGGATTGCGAGTTGTGCGGGATTCGCCGCTACGGGGAGTTGTCGCTGCTTCTGCCGCCGGGGTGACTTCCTTGGTTGTGTCATATCGGGGCGACGGGGTGGGGCCCGCTGTGCCGAAAAATGCAAGCATGCTTGGGCAGACTGAGTGGCCGGATGTGGATGCTGCAGTTGAGTTTGCGCTCGAACATGGGGCGGAACGTGTAACACTGATGGGCTGGTCGAAAGGAGGCGGTATTGCCTTAAGGGTGGCCGATCAATCCCTGAATCGCGGTCGGATCTCGGATCTTGTACTGGTCGGTCCCGTGACCGATTGGGCGGAGGTCATTACCTTCGGAGCGAAGATCGCACGAATACCACGGTGGGTCTCTGCCGCGGTCATCTCGGCGCTGGGTTGGCGCCCTTTCGCACGATCTATTGGCTTACCCGCAGCAATCGACTTCGACGCCCTGAATTGGACATCACGCCGAAAGCTGTCGGTGCCGGCGTTGATTATTCACTCCTCCGATGATGACGAGGTTCCAATCGAGCTCAGTCGTCGAATGCGGGATGTGAATCCAGATCTCGTGACCTTGGTCGAGTTCACGGGCGCTCTCCACACGATGGAGTGGAACGTCGACCGTCCCCGGTTTGAGAAGCTAGTTACCGAACGCCTGCTGTTAGATCCGCGGCGCTGA
- a CDS encoding ParA family protein: MRIVCLVGQKGGVGKTTTTMNLAAVMSKHSRVLVVDVDPQKSTTWWAENAGDNLPFDFAADVDPGNLARLRELPYDTIFVDTPGSLEDTRVLAAVLDASDFVILPLNPEPLNTPAMVRTIKQHIAPRNLPFRVLLSKIDRRRAGQLDDWEHLIDEGLKLPRFRQYVRLYAAHADAPLEGRVVTQYADTRQNANAIFDYTHVAMELMAIWSNEVPKEGPANGKS; encoded by the coding sequence ATGCGTATTGTCTGCCTTGTCGGTCAGAAGGGTGGGGTCGGAAAGACCACGACCACAATGAATCTGGCCGCCGTGATGTCAAAGCACTCCCGGGTCCTTGTAGTCGACGTTGACCCTCAGAAGTCGACGACATGGTGGGCTGAGAATGCAGGAGATAACCTCCCGTTTGATTTTGCGGCGGACGTAGATCCAGGAAATCTAGCAAGGCTTCGCGAGCTTCCGTACGACACCATCTTTGTCGACACCCCCGGTAGTTTGGAAGACACGCGAGTTCTGGCCGCCGTCCTTGACGCTTCGGACTTCGTCATCTTGCCCCTAAATCCTGAGCCACTTAACACTCCTGCAATGGTCAGGACGATCAAGCAGCATATTGCTCCACGCAATCTTCCCTTTCGGGTCCTTCTCAGCAAGATCGACCGTCGCCGCGCCGGTCAGCTAGACGATTGGGAGCACCTCATAGACGAAGGTCTGAAACTGCCGCGATTCCGGCAGTACGTTCGGCTTTATGCGGCTCATGCAGACGCTCCCTTGGAGGGCCGCGTCGTGACCCAGTACGCGGACACCCGCCAGAACGCTAACGCAATTTTTGATTACACCCATGTTGCTATGGAGCTCATGGCAATTTGGTCTAACGAAGTCCCGAAAGAAGGGCCTGCTAATGGCAAGAGCTGA
- the nrdH gene encoding glutaredoxin-like protein NrdH has protein sequence MGEATVVVYSKPDCPACRATYRALDSRGIRYRVIDVTESAAALEYITQELGYSQAPVVVVDDNDHWAGFRPDKIVAHTP, from the coding sequence ATGGGCGAGGCAACGGTGGTGGTCTATAGCAAGCCGGATTGTCCTGCGTGCCGGGCGACGTATCGGGCGTTGGACAGCCGGGGCATTCGGTACCGGGTGATTGACGTGACTGAGAGTGCTGCGGCGTTGGAGTACATCACCCAGGAGCTGGGTTACAGCCAGGCGCCGGTGGTGGTGGTCGATGACAATGACCATTGGGCAGGGTTCCGGCCCGACAAGATTGTGGCCCACACCCCATGA
- a CDS encoding single-stranded DNA-binding protein — translation MNTPDTGSDDYRAGFIAGYTDRQAEIDTLEDLADRYYRKAYGDERRIPADTVTRAELEQRRQLAEPPIEVTRAAALASWGLTNDTPAAESDQAPTPTAGEDPPARTTRTARRRPVSSRTIIGNLAVDPEVVQAGRVKITKLRVIEDTGGWRGGKYLPHPDATTHFVEAKFELGENTAATLRKGDAVIVVGREHTASWGPEGAKSYGRVVEADHVGVDLSRATADVRKVTRDGGDR, via the coding sequence ATGAACACCCCAGACACCGGAAGTGACGACTACCGGGCGGGGTTTATTGCCGGGTACACGGACCGGCAGGCCGAGATCGACACGCTCGAGGACCTCGCTGACCGGTACTACCGGAAGGCGTACGGCGACGAACGCCGCATACCCGCCGACACTGTCACCCGCGCGGAGCTCGAGCAGCGCCGCCAACTCGCCGAACCACCCATCGAGGTCACCCGGGCGGCCGCCCTGGCCTCCTGGGGCCTCACCAACGACACCCCTGCCGCCGAGAGCGATCAGGCACCCACACCCACTGCCGGCGAAGACCCGCCGGCGAGAACGACTCGGACAGCCAGGAGGCGCCCTGTGAGTAGTAGAACGATCATCGGTAATCTCGCGGTCGACCCGGAGGTCGTGCAGGCCGGCCGGGTGAAGATCACGAAGCTTCGGGTGATCGAGGACACCGGGGGGTGGCGGGGTGGGAAGTACCTGCCGCACCCGGATGCGACAACCCATTTCGTTGAGGCGAAGTTCGAGCTCGGAGAGAACACGGCAGCGACCCTGCGGAAGGGTGACGCGGTCATCGTCGTCGGACGTGAGCACACCGCCAGCTGGGGACCAGAAGGTGCGAAGAGTTACGGGCGTGTGGTCGAGGCTGATCATGTCGGTGTGGACCTCAGCCGCGCCACAGCCGACGTCCGAAAAGTCACCCGAGACGGCGGCGACCGGTAG
- a CDS encoding DNA/RNA non-specific endonuclease, which yields MVTTPAGYSPTFLPIPLPFPTLPAGRDVRVLPYVHFTVLQDPVRRLPAATGVNIDGKQLLDIERGDDWHLDPRIPASEQTGPAVYANNDLDRGHQVRRRDPVWGDTATATAANLSTFAYTNCAPQAGEFNQSKELWAGLEDYVLDYARVYEQKISVFTGPVLDPGDPVYRGTGIPRQFWKIAAWTIAADDGQFELQATGYVLDQTPELTSTDLTEKAIAAGNPPPLGPYKTYQVSIRDIAALTTLNLDQLAAADQLVPVPAARAEEPRAGWVPLVSRTDIRLDHAAD from the coding sequence ATGGTCACCACGCCCGCCGGCTACTCCCCCACATTCCTTCCCATCCCTCTGCCGTTCCCGACCTTGCCCGCAGGCCGAGACGTGCGGGTGCTGCCCTATGTTCACTTCACCGTTCTGCAGGACCCAGTAAGGCGCCTGCCGGCGGCGACCGGGGTGAACATCGACGGGAAGCAGCTGCTCGATATCGAGCGGGGTGATGACTGGCACCTCGACCCCCGCATCCCGGCGTCTGAACAGACAGGGCCCGCGGTGTACGCGAACAACGACCTCGACCGCGGCCACCAGGTCCGCCGCCGTGACCCGGTCTGGGGAGACACCGCCACCGCGACGGCGGCGAACCTGTCGACGTTCGCGTACACGAACTGCGCCCCGCAGGCCGGCGAGTTCAACCAGTCCAAGGAGCTCTGGGCGGGCCTTGAGGACTACGTCCTCGACTACGCCCGCGTGTACGAACAGAAGATCAGCGTGTTCACCGGACCCGTCCTTGACCCAGGCGACCCGGTCTACCGGGGCACCGGGATCCCCCGACAGTTCTGGAAGATCGCCGCCTGGACTATCGCAGCCGATGACGGCCAGTTCGAGTTGCAGGCGACCGGGTACGTCCTCGACCAGACACCAGAACTCACGAGCACCGATCTGACCGAGAAGGCGATAGCTGCGGGGAACCCGCCGCCTCTTGGCCCGTACAAGACCTACCAGGTCTCCATCCGCGACATAGCCGCACTCACCACCCTGAACCTCGACCAGCTCGCCGCAGCAGACCAACTCGTCCCCGTCCCCGCAGCGCGCGCTGAGGAACCTCGGGCGGGGTGGGTGCCGCTTGTGTCACGCACCGATATTCGCCTCGACCACGCAGCCGACTGA
- the resB gene encoding cytochrome c biogenesis protein ResB, translating into MRTALFLLLLLALASIPGSLVPQRTADPNGVIQYFADNPQIAPLLDTVQAFDAYSSFWFSGIYILLFVSLIGCVIPRATHHYRAIRAQPPRTPSRLGRLPAFDTVAAPDAVSDEQLHVSAKAVLRRRGYRVATFQSAQERSVSAERGYLRETGNLVFHVSLVGLLAAVAVGGLFGYAGQRVVIEGTGFANAQASYDSFTPGRWFDPATLDPYTLTLDEFTVDYETRNEGALGQPLEYQAAVTVNDPDTGSTSSDVIKVNRPLEQGANDVFLLGNGYAPEITVRDNTGAVIFSEPVAFLPQDSNLTSLGVVKILDGLPSQLGLIGFFYPTEATSDTGAKYSSFPDLIYPVMTLNVFEGDLGVNNGSPISAYSLDTSNLTQLTGGASGAESIQLKIGESADLPNQMGTISLDGVRRFASFDMSSDPAQDAVLVFAVLATVGLLTSLFIPRRRLWVKILTHKDGTRTIEYAGLVRGDDPHLHDAVAALQKEHREHYSSASRTGPTGEPDLTESTK; encoded by the coding sequence ATGCGAACCGCGCTCTTTCTTCTTCTGCTTCTCGCGTTGGCTTCGATCCCTGGTTCTCTTGTTCCGCAGCGGACGGCGGACCCTAACGGCGTCATCCAGTACTTCGCCGACAACCCGCAGATCGCACCCCTTCTGGATACTGTGCAGGCGTTTGACGCGTACTCGTCTTTTTGGTTCTCGGGGATCTACATTCTGCTGTTCGTCTCTCTCATCGGGTGTGTGATCCCGCGCGCCACACACCACTACCGCGCGATTCGCGCTCAACCGCCACGGACACCGTCCCGCTTAGGCCGGTTGCCAGCATTTGATACCGTCGCCGCCCCGGACGCTGTCTCGGATGAGCAGCTACATGTCAGCGCGAAGGCTGTCCTCCGCCGGCGCGGGTACCGAGTAGCGACTTTCCAATCCGCCCAGGAAAGGTCCGTGTCCGCGGAACGGGGATATCTCCGAGAAACCGGGAATCTTGTGTTTCATGTCTCCCTGGTCGGTCTTCTCGCTGCGGTCGCGGTCGGTGGGCTGTTCGGTTACGCCGGTCAGCGGGTCGTGATCGAGGGGACCGGGTTCGCGAACGCGCAGGCGTCGTACGACTCGTTCACGCCTGGGCGCTGGTTCGACCCGGCGACCCTCGACCCATACACCCTGACCCTTGATGAGTTCACGGTGGACTACGAAACACGGAACGAGGGGGCGCTAGGCCAACCGCTGGAGTATCAGGCTGCTGTGACAGTCAACGACCCGGATACCGGATCTACGTCCTCGGATGTGATCAAGGTGAACCGGCCGTTGGAGCAGGGCGCGAACGATGTGTTCCTGCTGGGTAACGGGTACGCACCGGAGATCACCGTCCGCGACAACACTGGCGCGGTGATCTTCTCAGAACCTGTCGCGTTCCTACCTCAGGACAGTAACCTCACCTCCCTCGGTGTAGTGAAAATTCTGGACGGCCTACCCAGCCAGCTCGGGCTGATCGGTTTCTTCTACCCCACCGAGGCGACGAGTGATACAGGGGCGAAGTATTCATCGTTCCCTGACCTCATCTACCCGGTCATGACACTGAACGTTTTCGAGGGAGATCTCGGGGTGAACAACGGCAGCCCGATCTCCGCCTACTCCCTCGACACCAGTAACCTGACCCAGCTCACGGGCGGGGCGTCCGGTGCGGAGTCGATCCAACTGAAAATCGGAGAGTCCGCCGACCTACCCAACCAGATGGGCACGATCAGCTTGGACGGCGTCCGCCGGTTCGCCTCGTTTGACATGTCCTCCGACCCAGCCCAAGATGCGGTCCTCGTCTTCGCGGTGCTGGCAACGGTCGGACTGCTCACCTCTCTCTTCATCCCCCGCCGACGCCTGTGGGTGAAGATCCTCACCCACAAAGACGGAACCCGAACGATCGAATACGCGGGACTGGTCCGCGGCGACGACCCGCACCTCCACGACGCGGTCGCTGCGCTACAGAAAGAACACCGGGAACACTACTCATCCGCGTCACGAACCGGCCCAACCGGCGAACCTGACCTAACCGAAAGCACAAAATGA
- a CDS encoding DUF3093 domain-containing protein — protein MTLYYERMWPTPWIFVITALVIPASILVFLPINPLAGYITAGVLYVGIVLFLSLTSPIISVTHETLRAGQAAIPVEFTGETRSFLAGEAVLERGVHLDARAWLVIRGWISPVVKVTVTDPADPVPYWLLSSRHPDRLEAALAEAKTGAPADR, from the coding sequence ATGACGCTCTACTACGAACGAATGTGGCCGACACCCTGGATATTCGTCATCACCGCACTCGTCATCCCAGCCAGCATCCTAGTCTTCCTGCCCATCAACCCCCTCGCCGGATACATCACCGCAGGAGTCCTCTATGTCGGAATTGTCCTGTTCCTCTCCCTGACGTCACCGATCATCAGCGTCACCCACGAGACGCTCCGGGCCGGGCAGGCGGCCATCCCGGTCGAATTCACCGGCGAAACGCGATCGTTCCTGGCGGGCGAAGCCGTGCTCGAGCGGGGGGTCCACCTCGACGCGCGAGCCTGGCTGGTGATCAGAGGATGGATCTCCCCGGTGGTGAAAGTTACAGTCACCGACCCGGCGGACCCTGTCCCGTACTGGCTTCTCTCGTCACGACATCCCGACCGGCTCGAGGCCGCCCTCGCGGAAGCCAAAACCGGCGCGCCAGCGGACAGATGA
- a CDS encoding zf-TFIIB domain-containing protein translates to MLCPVDGSQLVMSERSGVEIDYCPSCRGVWLDRGELDKIIERSYSQPPSQPGNGANRNSHEGRDRSGHDSGRDGHSAGRDGHSSGRPRKKESWLGDLFG, encoded by the coding sequence ATGCTTTGTCCTGTTGATGGCAGCCAGTTGGTGATGAGTGAACGCTCGGGAGTGGAGATTGACTACTGCCCGTCATGCCGGGGCGTGTGGCTTGATCGCGGTGAGCTCGACAAGATCATCGAGCGTTCCTACAGCCAACCGCCCTCGCAACCCGGAAACGGTGCGAATCGGAATTCTCACGAGGGCCGGGATCGTTCAGGACACGATTCGGGGCGGGACGGACACTCCGCGGGCCGGGACGGACACTCCTCGGGCCGGCCGAGGAAGAAGGAGAGTTGGTTGGGAGATCTTTTTGGATAG
- a CDS encoding cation diffusion facilitator family transporter, with product MGSEHSHTSAVSAGGRHRRPLFIAFALTASYMVVEFVVGFSINSLALISDAAHMGTDVLGLGMALTAITLAARPATTQRTYGFYRLEVLAALANGILLFAVAGYVLYEAIMRFSDPPDVPGVPLFIVAIIGLTINLISFRLLMAGSKESLNLRGAYLEVMGDLLGSLGVIVAAIILVTTGWQYADPIIGVGIGLFILPRTWKLTSQALRILMEAAPKHIDLEKLTAAVLAVPGVEAVHDLHVWTITSGMESASGHIVVGREFEYRDVLEDVLGVLRDEYHIDHTTIQCEPSEFDEHTNPV from the coding sequence GTGGGTTCTGAACATAGCCACACGTCCGCGGTCAGTGCGGGTGGGCGTCACCGCCGGCCGCTGTTCATTGCGTTTGCGTTGACGGCGAGTTACATGGTCGTCGAATTTGTTGTCGGTTTCTCCATCAACTCCCTCGCCTTGATCTCGGACGCAGCCCATATGGGAACCGATGTTCTCGGCCTGGGCATGGCGCTGACTGCGATCACGCTCGCGGCCCGCCCGGCGACAACCCAGCGAACCTACGGTTTCTACCGACTGGAGGTCCTGGCCGCCCTCGCAAACGGAATTCTCCTCTTCGCCGTCGCGGGATACGTCCTTTATGAAGCGATCATGAGGTTCTCCGATCCGCCAGACGTCCCCGGTGTTCCGCTGTTCATCGTCGCCATCATCGGGTTGACCATCAACCTGATCAGTTTCCGGCTGCTCATGGCAGGTTCGAAAGAGAGCCTGAATCTTCGAGGCGCGTACCTCGAAGTGATGGGCGACCTGCTGGGGTCCCTGGGCGTCATCGTCGCTGCAATCATTCTGGTGACCACGGGGTGGCAGTACGCCGACCCGATCATCGGCGTCGGAATCGGCCTGTTCATCCTTCCCCGGACGTGGAAACTCACCTCTCAAGCTCTCCGAATTCTGATGGAAGCCGCCCCGAAACACATCGATTTGGAAAAGCTGACCGCAGCAGTCCTGGCCGTACCGGGTGTCGAAGCGGTGCATGATCTGCACGTCTGGACGATCACGTCCGGGATGGAGAGCGCAAGCGGTCACATCGTCGTCGGACGTGAATTTGAGTACCGCGACGTTCTCGAGGATGTGCTCGGTGTGCTCCGGGATGAATACCACATCGACCACACCACCATTCAATGTGAGCCGTCCGAGTTCGACGAGCACACCAACCCGGTGTGA
- a CDS encoding ArsR/SmtB family transcription factor, with amino-acid sequence MPTDADITDLADVFGLLGEPNRVRLLIALLDGPMCVRDVAAAIHLSESAVSHALRLLRAHRVVEVRRQGRVAFYEIADAHVRHLLEVGLEHVGHTILIHSAPVEPEAQCIPASHP; translated from the coding sequence ATGCCTACCGACGCCGACATAACCGACCTCGCGGACGTGTTTGGGTTGTTGGGGGAACCGAACAGGGTCCGGCTTTTGATCGCGCTCCTGGACGGGCCGATGTGTGTCCGCGACGTTGCTGCTGCCATCCACCTCAGTGAGTCCGCTGTGTCGCACGCGCTACGCCTGCTCCGCGCACATCGGGTCGTTGAGGTCAGACGACAAGGCCGTGTCGCGTTCTACGAAATCGCGGACGCCCATGTTCGGCACCTGCTCGAGGTCGGTCTGGAACACGTCGGACACACGATCCTGATCCATTCAGCTCCCGTTGAGCCTGAAGCGCAGTGCATTCCTGCGTCTCATCCCTGA
- a CDS encoding cytochrome c oxidase assembly protein: protein MDDSPFGDLAWIPVLPPSLEQFLAPNLQPVPVLPVIAVVLGILYILGATRQWVSHRPWSLIRTLCFVAGCALTAVTMGAGLEGYGFVLLSVFIFQQLTLMMAVPVLLVLGSPGTLLLRSMPHRGPGRVVLVSALTLLRSWPMRVAVHPAVMIPLFLAAFYGLYLTDTADVLLQTLGGHLALELFFLGSGLLFTAPLISSDPLPGRQSHLGRLVDVFAEMPLHAFFGVIVMTSTIPLVSSFASAARWGIDPLKDQQLAGGLAWSYGELPSVIILLVLLVRWERDDTRKARRATLKADLLGDTEFDAYNAHLKRLSERQG, encoded by the coding sequence ATGGATGACAGCCCCTTCGGGGACCTTGCCTGGATTCCGGTGCTCCCCCCGAGCCTTGAGCAGTTCCTTGCCCCCAACCTCCAGCCGGTACCCGTCCTGCCGGTGATCGCTGTGGTTCTGGGGATTCTTTACATACTGGGCGCGACCCGCCAGTGGGTGTCCCATCGACCGTGGTCCCTGATCCGGACGCTGTGTTTCGTGGCCGGGTGCGCCCTGACCGCGGTGACGATGGGGGCCGGGCTTGAAGGATACGGGTTCGTCTTGCTGTCGGTGTTCATCTTCCAGCAGCTCACTCTCATGATGGCCGTTCCGGTGCTGCTGGTCCTCGGCTCACCCGGAACGCTGCTGCTGCGGTCGATGCCGCACCGCGGCCCCGGGCGAGTCGTCCTGGTCAGCGCGTTGACGCTGCTGCGGTCGTGGCCGATGCGCGTCGCGGTTCATCCTGCTGTGATGATTCCGCTTTTTCTGGCCGCGTTCTACGGGCTCTACCTCACCGACACTGCCGACGTTCTTCTGCAGACGTTGGGCGGGCATCTGGCGTTGGAGCTCTTCTTCCTCGGCAGCGGGCTTCTGTTCACCGCCCCGCTGATCTCCTCCGACCCGCTGCCTGGCCGCCAATCCCACCTTGGGCGCCTGGTCGACGTGTTCGCCGAGATGCCGCTTCATGCCTTCTTCGGAGTCATCGTGATGACGTCGACGATCCCTCTGGTGTCTTCCTTCGCGTCTGCGGCACGGTGGGGAATCGACCCGCTGAAAGATCAGCAGCTCGCCGGTGGGCTTGCTTGGTCGTATGGTGAACTGCCGTCAGTGATCATCCTGCTCGTTCTCCTAGTGAGATGGGAACGAGACGACACCCGAAAAGCACGCCGGGCAACACTCAAAGCAGATCTCCTCGGCGACACCGAGTTCGACGCGTACAACGCGCACCTGAAACGCCTGAGCGAGCGTCAGGGATGA
- a CDS encoding copper resistance CopC family protein produces the protein MNHPPARRRRVSILIACIAIIGSTLLTAQSASAHDALAESIPAAGETVTTKLDQVSLTFTEAPLSGFETTTIIRVTGADGVDVVSGEVSIADNILTASVSFEQPGDYLLQWQTVSVDGHPISGEYSFTYAVQPTTTSEPETSPAPAPAATIQVTVTPKPEGTEPAPSTSGSAAVGAGSAAADAGPGAAPIIALGVLGAGIVVAGAYFAVRRFRKTPPPA, from the coding sequence ATGAACCACCCCCCAGCCCGTCGCCGACGGGTCAGTATCCTGATCGCCTGTATCGCCATCATCGGCAGCACCCTCCTCACCGCACAAAGCGCGTCTGCGCACGACGCTTTGGCCGAGTCGATACCTGCCGCCGGCGAGACCGTGACGACGAAGTTGGATCAGGTGTCACTGACCTTCACCGAAGCACCGTTGTCCGGATTCGAGACAACCACCATCATCCGTGTCACAGGAGCAGACGGGGTGGACGTTGTATCCGGGGAGGTCAGCATCGCCGACAACATCCTCACCGCCTCGGTCTCGTTCGAGCAGCCCGGCGACTACCTTTTGCAATGGCAGACCGTCTCCGTCGACGGGCACCCCATCTCCGGGGAATACTCCTTCACCTATGCGGTCCAGCCCACCACAACCTCCGAACCTGAAACATCTCCCGCACCGGCACCTGCTGCCACAATTCAGGTCACGGTCACACCGAAACCAGAAGGCACAGAACCAGCCCCCTCGACGTCCGGGAGCGCGGCGGTAGGTGCCGGTAGCGCGGCCGCAGATGCGGGACCAGGAGCTGCCCCCATCATCGCGTTGGGTGTTCTCGGGGCCGGGATCGTGGTTGCCGGAGCGTACTTCGCGGTGAGGCGATTCCGTAAAACCCCGCCTCCAGCGTGA